GGCAGAGCGAGATGTTGCCGTGGTCGCGCTTGTTGGACGACCTGCTGTGCGCGGCCGGCGGCATTGAGGGCACGCGGCCCGAAACCGGCGATTCCATCACGCGCCGCTACTCCGCGCAGCCCTACGTCTATGACCCCGTCCCCCAGCGCGACGAGCGGTTCTCGGACCCGTGGAACCAGGGCGTGAACGCGGAATCGTTCCTGTACGACCCGGCGAAACCGGCGCGCGCGAAGGCGCTCATGATGCTCTACAAGCGCCTGCGCGAGATCGATGTGCCCGAAATGATGGCGTCGATTATCACGCAGACGCCGGGCAAGCCGTGGGGTTACTACCGCGACATGACCCGCCAATTGTGGGACGAGGCCCGGCACGCGATGATGGGTGAGGTCGGGTTCGTCGCGCTCGGCGTGGACTGGACGAAGGCGAAGATCACGTTCAACTGGTCGTACCGGCTCAACACCGAGTGTACCCCGATGGAGCGGCACGGTGTGCTGTACTTCATCGAACAGGGGCTCATGCCGCGTACCGGTAAGCGCTACGAGTTCGAGGTCGCGCGGGACTCTGGGCTGCCACTCATGGCCACGCTGCAAGACTTCGACTGGGCCGACGAGGTGCTCCATTCGCAGATCGGGCGGGCGTGGTACGTGCCGCAGTTCGGCAGTCTGAAGGAGTCGCTCGATTACGGCGACGCGGCGTGGTCGAAGGTGCTGAGTAACTGGGCGACCGTGAAGGAGCGGGGGCTCACGCAGCACGAGAACTGGTGGCCCGCGGTGTACGCGATGGCCTGCGCCGCAGAAGGCGTGCAGCCGGACGCGGTCGTGCTCGCGTTCGATGAAACCTACGAGGGCAAACGCGCGGACCTGCAGCGCATCGCCGCCGAGTAGGGGGGCTGCTTATAGGGTGCCGACCCGCGGGAGCATCAAGTGGGGTGGTTCAGCAATGCCTTCGTGTTCGCCCAGGAACCGCACTGGAAGGCGCTCGCCAGGTCCGGTATCCGGTGCGCGGGGATCTGGGGGTACAAGCACCGCACGCGGGACGTCTGGCTAGCGGCCCTTCCCGCAACTGCGGACGAGAACCTCTCCCCGTTCGCGATGGACGTCCCGACGGACTTTCGCACCGACGGCTCGGTCGCGCCGCACGCCCTGGACCGGTTCGACAAAGTGGCCCGGGCGCTGAGCACCCAGTACCTGGATCTGTGTGTCGGGTACGTTCACCTGACGCTGGCTGTGGCACAGCGGGCGGGGGTGCCAACTTTCTTCTTCGCTGCCGACGACGAGTTCCGCGACGTTGGATGCCGAGCGAACCCCAACGGGCTGGAGCAGTTCGCCGGCAAGTTCCCCGATTTCCTGGTGCGGTACGGGGACCGGCGGCTGACCGTTCTGGTTCCCGACGTGGAGAGCCTACAGTCCTTCTCCGCAGCTCGGCTTGAACGCTGTCGGCGGCTCAAGGACGTAACCGTGATCGCACACGACGCGCCACCACCTCCGCTTCCATCGGCCCCGCCCCGGTCGCGGCGACGCATCCGGGCTACGAGTTCCGCTGGTGCGGACGATCTGGCCCGATGGGGAACGTTCTACCGCTTCCCGGTGGAACTCTGGCCCCCGGCGGCGGGCGCCCCCGGCGAAGTTCTCGGGCTCGGCACGTGGGACGTGTGGGACGGGTTCGACGACAACTTTGAGGTCGTGTTTCGTGGACCGAGCAAGGCATCCAAGCGCTAGACCCATCGAATCGACCGCTGTACCCACGGGCATTAACCCGAAGGAGGGGACTGGGGAGCAGTTCTGGGCGTACGTCGCACCACCAGAATGCCCGCGAGCAGCACGGTCACCGCCGCGATTCCTGTGGCCATTCCGAACAGCACCGGGCCGACCCCAACCTCTGTAATCATGTGGCCCGCGATCAAGTGACCGAGTGGGGCACTCGCGCTCAGGGTCATGGCCCAAATCGCCATCACGCGCCCGCGCACTTCGTCCGGCACCGCGAGCTGGAGCGCGGATTGTGCCGTCGCGAGGAACAGAATCATCCCGAAGCCGATCGCGGCGCAGCACCCGCCCGCGGTCCACGCCTGGTCCGCGAACCCCAACCCGACCATCCCACTAGCGCACACCGCAACACCCATCAGCATGAACGCCCCGCGGCGCGACACGCTCCCGAAAGTGGCGGTCATAAGTGCGGCGCCGAGAGCGCCCGCGCCGAGCGAACTCAGCAAGAAACTGTACGCTTCTTCCTTCAGCCCGAGCCGGAGCTTCGTGTATGCGGGGAGCACCGTGATAATGGGCCAGCCGAACACGCACAGCGCGAACGTGAGCAGCACGACGGCCCCCATCGCGGGGTGCGCACGCAGGTAGCGCACTCCGGCCCACGCGGAGGCGCCGGGCTTCTCGTGAACGCGGGGTTCGGGGATACCGCGCAGCGCCCGGAGCACCGCGAGGAAGCTGATCGCGTTCAATGCGAAACAGGTGGTCGCGCCGATGGTGACCGCGTTTGCGCCGTCGGGCAGGTACGGCACCAGCGCGCCCGCGACGACGAACAGCACGCCCGCCAGCGCCGGGCCGACAGCGCGGGCGGAGTTGAAGACGAGCGAGTTCAACCCGACCGCGTTGATGAGGTCTTCCTTGGGCACGAGATCTGGCACGAACGCGAGCCGCGTGGGGAAGTCTACGGCCTGAATCACGCCGTTGAGTGCGATGAGGGCCAATACGAGGACGGGCGTCGCGAACCCGCACCCGACCACCGCGGCGAGCGCGAGCGCGTTCAGGAGAAAGGCGGTCTGCGTTGTGGAAACGAGTTGGCGTTTGGGGTACCGGTCCGCGAGTGCTCCGCCCCATGCGCCGAGCAGGAGCGTCGGGCCGATCTGGGCGACGAGCAACCACGACGGCCAGCGCGGGTCGTTGGTGCGCTCGTACATCAGCCACATGAGCGCGGCCGACTGCATCCACGTGCCGACGAACGAAACGATCTGCCCCGCGAAGTACCGCCGGTAGTTCGGGTGCCGCAGCGAGCGGAAGGTCGTTTCCTTCAACGCGACCCACAATCTGCCCATAGTCGTGAGTCCACCGCCCTCGATCCGCCACCGTTCCTTCACATTCGGCCGGCGCCGGTGGCGAAGAACGACGGGCTACGAACTCAAGACTATGAACCCGTCATCGGTCGGGAGTTGAGAGGTGGTGAATGCGGGATGAGAGTCGCTGCGGTGGTGCGCAACGTCGAGTCGCAGATGCGCTCCTCTCACGGAATGGATGAACGAAACGCCCACCCAACATGAGGAGCACGACCATGATCCGCAAGATAATCCTGTCTGCTGTGATCGCCACCGCGACTGTCGCCGGCCTGACCGCGACGCCGAGCACTGTCGAAGCCGCGTCGCCGGGTGTATTCGACCGACACGGGGTTCGGTTCGAGGTGCAAGTGCGGCACCGGGGGCACTGGGACACCTACGGCACGTACCGAGACCGGGATGAAGCCCGTCGTGTGGTTCGGATGTTGGAACGCCAGGGGAAAGACGCGCGGATCGAAGTGGAACGGGACCGCTGGTAAGCAGATGTGAGCGCAAAAAAGGACCGGTCGCGGACTTCGGAGCGTCGCCCATTCACTCCGATGTACCACGACCGGTCTAAAGGCAGAATACCTGCGCGACACAGTTGTGCACACCCGAAGTGGGCGGAAATTCCTCGAACACCAAAAGCTAGCGTCCGAATTTCAGACAGGGCGCGAACGGAAGTGACCCGCGTCGAGTAACTTTGCATATTTCTGCAATAAAGTTCGCGCCGAAAGAGAATCAGGCGAAATCTCAACAAGACCGCAAATCGTCTTCTACGGTTGTGTTGTCTGATCCAACTCGCTCGTCGCTCCGCCCAAAACGCCCCGAACACCAACGAGATTTGTTCCGGTTCGCCACTCGGAACCCCAGCCGGGTCGGGTTGAGGCCGTTCCACGCGCCCTCGCTTCCCCGAACCGGCGGGTTCACACACCCGCCCGCCGCGACTGACTGTTTGAGCACACGTTCGTTTATACCGAGGTCATAATGTCTCAAGTGCCGCAGACCGCGACTTTGGCCCAGGCCATCGAAGAAGCTCAAGTGCCCTCCCCGGTCGAATCGCGGGACAACTGGCGCGAAGAGACGATTCGGGCCGGGGTGCTCGTGGCTCTGGGGCGCCCGCAGCAGTTGCTCAGGGTATCGGTCCGTGCGCTGTGGGGAGACAACTACCGGGTTAACGTCTGGACCGGCGAGAACGCATCGGCCACGGTTCCCAACAGCTACTTCGTGACGGCCGACGAACGGGGCCTGATCCTCCGGTCGGAACCGCCCATTCAAAAGCAGTATTGATACACCGTCAAAGGTAAGCTTAGCTTTGCAGAACCTGTAGCTGCTGGAAGCTTCGCTCGGGTTTGGTGATGTGAATGTAAGCTGTTCTTGGAACAGAACCTCAGTTCCCGAAGCTGCCAACGCAATTGAAATGAGCGCGCAAAAAGATCGGCCGCTAAATCATCACACTGTCGCCCATTCAGTGTGATAATCGCGGCCGATCTACCGTAATATTACACTCTGTTCACACCTGGTTTACGCGCAAAGCCTAATAAACACCAAGATTCTCGCCGCGGTTACAACTGGATTCGCGCCATAGTCGCAATTTTCAGTAGCTGCGAAACACTCTGCGAATTCTCATTAGTTCTTTCGAGATGTCTGCGTTAGGATAACGTCTAACCTACCGTAGGGGCTTTGCTCTCGCTAAGACACGGGATTCGCACGGTCGTTCGTTAACTGTGTGATCCTGCCGAATTGTCCCGGCTCGCCCTCGGGACGCCGCCCGGATTGGGTTGAGGCTGCCTCGTGCCCTCGCTTCCCCGATCCGGGCGGTCTTTTTCTGTCGTGCAAGTTGCGCAAATTCCCCCTCAACTTTACAACCCATGACAACCGCGCTCAACAGTGCGCGGGCCTATCGGTATCCTTCATCTCAAACGCTCCGCGAGTAGTCGCTCAACTATCACGGGTAGCTCCGCAACACTTATATGCCCGGTGGGGTGAGTGCGAACTCGTCGAATGAGATTGATAGGTGAACGCGGATGCGCGAGTTGCAAGTTTGTCCGCCGACGAAACACAAACCGATCGAGGTCGTTCGCCGGCTCGAATTTCGCGCGAGCGGTGCCGAGTTGGTCGCGTGGTGCGGAAGCGAAGCGGCCACCAAAGACGGTCGCACCGGGTTCACCAATAAGCTGCACGTCTACGACTGTGTGGCCGGCTCCGCGCGAGAATTGTTTGCGGGCTGGTTCTTCTATGAGTCATCGGATGAGCGCACGCCCGATCCGGTAATCTCGCCAAACCGCGAGTTGATCGCATTTGAGGACACTGTAGCCGGCACTCATATCTACTTCGAGGGGCTTACGGATGCTGCAGGAGAGACGCCATCGTTTCCCAGTCTACCCGGGGGACCGCGCGGGGCGGGTGGGTTGGCGTTCACACGCGACGGTACGGAACTGATCGCGGTCCGGAATCTCATGGAGGGGGGAGCGTTCGCACCAGATGTTGTGAGGTTCACGATCGCTTCGCTATTCAAGGTGTTGGGGACAGAGGAGAAGATTAATCCTCTCAATGGTAAGCCATATCAGAAGCGCATTTACGATGTCCGCTGGCAGGAGAGTTTGACGCTTCCTCCGGGCGAGCGATTGGTCACTGCGTGCCTTTCGGCGGACGATCGACTACTTGTGGTCGGCGGCAACGAAGGGGTACTGCACGTCGCGGATTTGGAGCAGAAGAAAGTGCTCGCTTCGTTTCCGTGGGAGGGACGCAAACTGCGTGACCGGTCCGCGGTGCGGGTGGCATTTAGTCCCGACGCGAAGTGGGTGGTGATGCTAGCCAACGGGCGGTTGTTCGCGCGCCCGCTCGGGGAAGGTAAAGCGTGGCAGACGAAGAGCACGCTGGGTTACGCCCACGACTTTGCGTTCCACCCCGCGGGACGCACGCTGTGCGCGGTGTTCGCGGACGGTCGGGCTCGCGTACTCGATGCGCTCACGGGGAACGTGCTCCAATCGTTTCAGTGGGGCAAGAAGCCGCTGTACTCGGTCGCGTTCGCACCGGACGGCCTCACCTGTGCAGCCGGCGGACCGAACGGGCGCGTCGTTGTTTGGGATATTGATGGGTAGGCGTGTTCTCAAAGTCGCACCGACCCGAACGCTTTTTCACAAGCTTCCGTGACGTTTACCCAGACCGTTCGAGTGACACGAATGTCATTGATGAGAGCCGCGCACGAGGGTACCTTGCTTTTACCCTCGAGTTTGCACTTAGTAACGCGCAGGCTTGTCATGAATTTCAGCCCACTTCGGCTCCTCTCACCGATCCAACTGTTCTTTTGTCTGATCCTGTTCTTTCTTCCGTGGGTCGAAGTGCAGTGCGTCATGCCCAAAGATGGGTTGGGTGGTTTCGACGCGGACCCCATGCCCGGAATGAAAGCGGGCGCCGGTAAAGCCATATCTTCGGCGGGGTCGCGCCCGTTCATTACCCAGAGTGGGCTCCAGATCGCGACCGGCGGCTATTCTTTCGCCAGTCCCGAATTGAAAATGCTGATGGACGAAGCGGAGAAATCCGGGCAGAAGATGGGCGCGCCCCCCGGCAAGGGCAACGAAAAGGACGAATTGGGCAAGGGCGTCATCCTATTCTTGTTCCCGATCCTCATTCTCGTCGGGGGAGTGCTCGGCATCGTGCTGGGACCGGGGCTCCCACGTCGGCTCGTTGTGGCCGGGTGTTGCGCGGGGGCGCTTGGGGTGGTCGGCATCCAAGCCGCGATCGGGTTCCCCATCGAACAGCAGATCAAGAAAGAGGCCGAGAAAGAAAAGGAGATGGCGAAGCAGTTCGGTGGGGACGCGAGTAAAGTCGAGAACCCGTTCAAGATTGTGTGGAAATTCCCGCTCTACCTCACGCTGCTGCTCCTGGTCGGCGCGACCGGGACCGCGTTCGTGGACGGTGGCGTAAAGAAGCGGAAGCGCGTCAGTTACGACTTCGACGATGATGAAGACGACGAAGAGTACGAAGACGATCGACCGCGGCGCAAGAAGAAGAAACCGATTGTGGAAGAGATACCCGACGAGGACGAAGAGGAAGAGCGGCCACGGAAGCGAAGGCGACCGCGCGACGATGATGAGGACGAAGAAGACGATCGGCCGAGGCGGAAGCGGCGCCGCGATGGTGACGACTGAGCCGCGTTGTTCGGGGCAGAAATGACGAACCGGCCCTCGGGTGAGGGAACGAGTCTTTGGCTCGTTCCCTCACCCGAGGGCCGGTTCGTTTTCCGAAGCTCAATCTTCGCGCTTGGCTTCGGCGATGCTCTTGATCTTCTCGCCGAGCAGCGCCACGTCGAACGGCTTCTTGAAGATGTCGTTGAAGCCGTACTGCGTGAGTTGCTCGGGAGCGGCCTCGTCCTCGCTCGCCAGGCCCACGATGAGCGTGGTCGCGTAGGCCTCGTCCTTGCGCAAATTGGAGACGATCTGGATCGACTCGGCGCGCCCCAGACCGAGATCGATTACGATCGTGTCCGGGTGGAAGCTGCCGGCGAGGATACCGGCCTCGAACCCGCTGTTGGCGAGCTCGAACTTGAAGTCGTCATTTTCCGGAAGTATTTCTTTGATCCGGTCGTTGAACAACTTCTCGGTGCCGATGAGCAGCACCTTGTGCCACTCTTCTTCTTCAAGTTCTCCCAGCGGCATCCCGTGTTCCTTGAGGAACCGGATGAGCTGTTCGCGGGGGATGCGCCGGTCCTGGCTGCCGGGGATGCGGTACCCCTTGAGGCGACCGGAATCGAACCACTTGGACACGGTCCGGGGGGCAACCTTACAGATCTTCGCGACCTGTCCGGTGGTGAACACCTTTTTCATGGCGAGACACTCCGTTTGAACTCGCTTCGTCCCGCGCCCCGCCCATTACCGTCCTGGCGGGCTGCTATGGGTTCCAGGGGCGAACCCTCGGGGCGAGGGGCGTGCCGCACGATCGGGGGCCTCGTGGCGGCGATGTATGAACGTCCGGCGGGGAGCCTGTGGGCCGGATTTCTAACGGCGCTGGGTTTCTCGCGGTCCGATTGCGCCCGGGCGAACTGGGCGGATCGGGCGGTCCGGGCGATTAACCCGGGTGGCGCGGGAAACGGTTGCGACGCTAACTCCATCGGCTACACCAACCGTCCGTCTTCGCAAAACCCGCGAAATTGGGAGGTTGGTAAAGGCGGTGGGTTCCGGCGGGGTTGGGGCCGCTGGAGCGGGCGAACGGTCCAAGGCCGACCATCGGCCTCCGGGCGCTCGCACTGTCAGTCACAATGATCGTTCGGGCTGGATGTGTAACTTGGGTGAGAACTCTTCGCCGTGACGTGCCTTCCGTGGCAGGAGGGCCGATCGATCCGGTTGGTCCGGTTCTACCGGCTCGCGAGGCATCATACGCAGCGGGGCAAGAGGGGTATTTTAAGCGCCCCGCGAACGGTAAAAACTGCAACGCGACGCATAATCACGAATGCGCAGAAGATCCGGAGCCGCGGCGCGGAAAAGTGCCCGCAGAATGCTCAAAGTGCGCCCAATCGTTTTGTAAAAATCGCCATCCCGTCGCCGTCCGCGTAGAAGTCCGCGATCCGGCCCGCGGCGGTGTAGCCGTGCTTGAGGTAAAACTGGCGGGTCGGCTCGTAGTGCTCTGTGGTGGACGTTTCAACGACGAGCAGGCGCCCCCCCAATTCACGGACGTCCGCCTCTGCAAAGGCGAGCAGCTTCCCGCCGATCCCGAGCCCCTGCTGGTCGGCCGCGACCGCGATCCACCACAAGTACCAAGTGCGGTCGGTCATCTCTTCGGGCGCGTGGTAGACGTACCCCAACGGGCGCCCGTCGTGCTCCCATACGAACGCGCGGTGCCCGTAGTCGTCGCGGTTGGACGCGAAGAAGTCGTTCAGCACACCTTCGAGGGTTTCCACCTCGAGCGGCTTGAAGAACCCCGTACCGGCCGTGAGGTCGAGCAGGGCGGCGGTGTCGGCGGGTGTCGCGGGTCGGATCATGGGTGGAAGTGTAAACGGGCGGAGGAAGAAGGTAAACTGAGGGCACTAATACGCGGCTTCATTTGTGACGAGTACCCGTGGGAATAGTCATGGCGAAGCGAATGCGATACCTGTTCGTTGGGGGCGTGGGGCTGGCCCTCGCGGTGCTGGGCTACGATCAGATGTTTAAGCTTCGCTGGGGTGGCTTCACTGAACTTACCGTTGAGTTCGTCGTGACGGACGCGGAAACGGGATTACCGGTCGAGGGGGCTGAGGTCTTTGTTGCCGACGAATCGTACTCCGCTGCGAACGTTGAGATTCTGGAGCCCCAGTTCAAAACCAACCGAGAGGGCGTCGCGGTTGCTCAATTTCCATCGCAACGGTGCGGAGGTGATCTGAGTCGATTGGGTTTCACAAACACGCGATCCGTGTTACTTCCCGAAATTCGCTTCTGGTGCAAGGGGGCGGGGCTTAGACAAAGCGACGTCTTGTACCTCAACGACCAACCGCACCGCCGATCAATCCAGCACACTGGACCGGGGCAGGATCGGCTCATCGTGTCGGTGGCCCTTTGCAAATCGCAGCCGTAATGGGTGAACCTGTGAGTGCGTGTACCCCTCTGTTGGAGGAGGGGCACACAAATGTCGCACTTCTATCGCAAGACCGCGCCGGGCGTTCGCAACGGGCGTGTGCAGAAACAGAATAATTGGGCACTCTCACCGAGCGTGTATCGCAATACGCAGACTTGCTTGGTGATCGATCGACGCAAACCCGGGGAAGGGTACCGGCACCTTCTTTTGAAGCGCGACATTGAGCGCTTCGTTGCACTGATCCCGAACTGGGATGCGCTCGCGGTCGGTTTGGACCTGATCAGCCTCGATTGCGGGCGACACGGGTGCGACGGGTGGTACAACCGCGGCGCACTCGGCATCTGTGCGTGGCCCAAGGAGATGAGTTACGTGCTCGATACGGTGTGGTTCGCCGAACACCGTAGGTTCCTCGAGCGCATTGGTGCTCGTGTTGAAGAAGGTGGAATTGGGAGAGATATCGTCATTCACTGGACGGACGCCACCGCCCGCGCCTACCAACTCTGTCACGTCTTCCTGCACGAACTCGGCCACCACGCGGACCGCATGCACACCCATGCGAAGAAAGACAACGCGCCACGCGGAGAGGGGTTCGCGGAGGATTATGCGTTCGATCTGGAGCGCGAAGTTCTGGAACGCTACTTCGCGGAATTTGGGTTCCCAGAGTGAACCCGAGCGCTGTTACGGGCGCTTCAACTCGAACAGGTCCGACGTGTGGCACCAGAACGCCCCGCCGAGGCGCGCGACCGTTTTGAGCTTACGCGGATCGACGCCGCCTTTGCCGTCGAGCACTTCGTCCGCGACGTGAATCATCACCACTTCGCCGATCACCAGGTTTGCCGCGATCGGGCCGGTTCCGCACGGAACGATCTGGCGGACGACGCACTCCAGCGCGACGGGAGCTTCGGCGAGTCGTGGGGGCTTCACTTTGGCGCTCGGGCGTGTGCTC
This region of Gemmata massiliana genomic DNA includes:
- a CDS encoding WD40 repeat domain-containing protein → MRELQVCPPTKHKPIEVVRRLEFRASGAELVAWCGSEAATKDGRTGFTNKLHVYDCVAGSARELFAGWFFYESSDERTPDPVISPNRELIAFEDTVAGTHIYFEGLTDAAGETPSFPSLPGGPRGAGGLAFTRDGTELIAVRNLMEGGAFAPDVVRFTIASLFKVLGTEEKINPLNGKPYQKRIYDVRWQESLTLPPGERLVTACLSADDRLLVVGGNEGVLHVADLEQKKVLASFPWEGRKLRDRSAVRVAFSPDAKWVVMLANGRLFARPLGEGKAWQTKSTLGYAHDFAFHPAGRTLCAVFADGRARVLDALTGNVLQSFQWGKKPLYSVAFAPDGLTCAAGGPNGRVVVWDIDG
- a CDS encoding GNAT family N-acetyltransferase; amino-acid sequence: MIRPATPADTAALLDLTAGTGFFKPLEVETLEGVLNDFFASNRDDYGHRAFVWEHDGRPLGYVYHAPEEMTDRTWYLWWIAVAADQQGLGIGGKLLAFAEADVRELGGRLLVVETSTTEHYEPTRQFYLKHGYTAAGRIADFYADGDGMAIFTKRLGAL
- a CDS encoding MFS transporter → MGRLWVALKETTFRSLRHPNYRRYFAGQIVSFVGTWMQSAALMWLMYERTNDPRWPSWLLVAQIGPTLLLGAWGGALADRYPKRQLVSTTQTAFLLNALALAAVVGCGFATPVLVLALIALNGVIQAVDFPTRLAFVPDLVPKEDLINAVGLNSLVFNSARAVGPALAGVLFVVAGALVPYLPDGANAVTIGATTCFALNAISFLAVLRALRGIPEPRVHEKPGASAWAGVRYLRAHPAMGAVVLLTFALCVFGWPIITVLPAYTKLRLGLKEEAYSFLLSSLGAGALGAALMTATFGSVSRRGAFMLMGVAVCASGMVGLGFADQAWTAGGCCAAIGFGMILFLATAQSALQLAVPDEVRGRVMAIWAMTLSASAPLGHLIAGHMITEVGVGPVLFGMATGIAAVTVLLAGILVVRRTPRTAPQSPPSG
- a CDS encoding helix-turn-helix domain-containing protein; translated protein: MKKVFTTGQVAKICKVAPRTVSKWFDSGRLKGYRIPGSQDRRIPREQLIRFLKEHGMPLGELEEEEWHKVLLIGTEKLFNDRIKEILPENDDFKFELANSGFEAGILAGSFHPDTIVIDLGLGRAESIQIVSNLRKDEAYATTLIVGLASEDEAAPEQLTQYGFNDIFKKPFDVALLGEKIKSIAEAKRED